The Colletotrichum higginsianum IMI 349063 chromosome 2, whole genome shotgun sequence genome has a segment encoding these proteins:
- a CDS encoding putative Glutathione s-transferase produces MSTNTTPSSPIVFYDIATRPPVEESCCSPNPWKTRLALNFKGLPYSTTWVALPDIGKVRSGLRVPPCRKFADGTDFFTLPIIEDPATNSFVGDSFDIAVHLQKTYPDAGAGDLFPPQTLDYVFTPDAEIMVPLSDCRGAEFPEYARFNVNVDAAFTTHAQLTTQGFPFDPANADAVKAEFVRRAGVAAISRWEDFDIAGEARAKLMGSFRDTLGALGKLFERDATGPFLLGARASYADLIVGGWLRMFRVTLPKSEWEEVRGWHGGIFGRLYDATEAYAEVK; encoded by the coding sequence ATGTCGACCAACACAACACCATCCAGCCCTATCGTCTTCTACGATATTGCCACGCGGCCGCCCGTGGAGGAGAGCTGCTGCTCCCCCAACCCGTGGAAAACCCGGCTGGCGCTCAACTTCAAAGGGCTCCCCTACTCGACCACGTGGGTGGCCCTGCCCGACATCGGCAAGGTCCGCAGCGGGCTCAGGGTGCCGCCCTGCCGCAAgttcgccgacggcaccgacTTCTTCACGCTGCCCATCATCGAGGACCCGGCCACGAACTCGTTCGTCGGCGACTCCTTCGACATCGCCGTCCACCTGCAGAAGACGTAcccggacgccggcgcgggcgacCTGTTCCCGCCGCAGACGCTCGACTACGTCTTCACGCCCGACGCCGAAATCATGGTGCCGCTGTCGGACTGCCGCGGGGCCGAGTTCCCCGAGTACGCGCGgttcaacgtcaacgtcgacgcgGCCTTCACCACGCACGCGCAGCTCACGACGCAGGGGTTCCCGTTCGACCCggccaacgccgacgccgtcaaggccgagtTCGTGCGGCGCGCGGGCGTCGCGGCGATCTCGCGGTGGGAGGACTtcgacatcgccggcgaggcgCGGGCGAAGCTGATGGGCTCGTTCCGGGACACGCTGGGGGCGCTGGGGAAGCTGTTCGAGCGGGACGCCACCGGGCCGTTCTTGCTCGGGGCCAGGGCGAGCTACGCCGACCTGATCGTGGGCGGGTGGCTGCGGATGTTCCGGGTGACCCTGCCGAAGAGCGAGTGGGAGGAGGTGAGAGGCTGGCACGGGGGCATTTTCGGGCGGCTGTACGATGCGACGGAGGCGTACGCGGAGGTGAAATAG
- a CDS encoding Kinase activator yields MANSPSHRSPASSTSAGRDSGSLSHSRDRRDAPSSTSADPVADPVPVETLVEHLLAAKRSLSSITAVLRANEIATDARQAHEEAVVLYAETQFLQRAIAEQLALLMKVRRGLKRTYDAGKRDFKNLVKTMDATNETLRETMDMLKNTTVEAVFRPPGEARRNLMDFVDEKSVHVMREALKQSLGELQVRIPPDLDVVPIHSIQTSFDGDLLRFDDDLRALKKSIAASPLRRLPSDSSATDPIPELLGSLVDHSHSMAQLLTSLTKHFDLCVTAVRTTEGGAALARRRAAEVTQSQGGDGVSISGVIADQESHMPDLDPITYQDRADMLEIVVSDASEVESVIQELNERLQAMEDEFAAMTEQTGQIKAAFLGTLGAFAALEDMGSRMASYIASEAEFLQRWEDERYTIYNKLGEMEDLRDFYEKYSNAYDNLILEVERRRMVEDKIASIWKKAKDSVDKLTENDRREREGFRQDVGEFIPTDLWPGMDSGMKRWELVTVDGGSSEDEASGGQRSTPALDRSVVDAARDRLDRSQQR; encoded by the exons ATGGCCAATTCCCCATCTCACCGGAGCCCagcctcgtccacctcggccGGCCGAGACTCCGGCTCCCTTTCACATTCCAGAGACCGCCGTGATGCGCCATCCTCCACATCCGCCGACCCCGTTGCCGACCCCGTGCCGGTTGAGACACTGGTGGAacacctcctcgccgccaaacGCTCCTTGTCGTCCATCACCGCCGTCCTCCGCGCCAACGAGATCGCCACCGATGCCCGCCAGGCCcacgaggaggccgtcgtcctctATGCCGAGACACAGTTCCTGCAGCGTGCTATTGCCGAGCAGTTGGCCCTGCTGATGAAGGTCCGCCGAGGTCTCAAGAGGACCTACGACGCCGGCAAGCGCGACTTCAAAAACCTCGTCAAGACCATGGATGCAACCAACGAGACCCTACGCGAGACCATGGACATGCTCAAGAACACAACCGTCGAAGCCGTCTTCCGGCCCCCTGGCGAGGCGCGACGAAACTTGATGGATTTTGTCGACGAGAAGAGCGTTCACGTTATGCGCGAGGCGCTGAAGCAGAGCCTGGGCGAGCTGCAGGTGCGAATCCCgcccgacctcgacgtcgtgcCTATACAT TCCATCCAGACTTCCTTCGACGGCGATCTCCTTCgattcgacgacgacctgcgAGCCCTCAAAAAGTCGATCGCGGCATCACCATTGCGCCGCCTACCCTCCGACTCGTCCGCAACCGATCCCATACCCGAGCTGCTCGGTTCCCTTGTCGACCACTCCCACTCCATGGCACAGCTCCTGACGTCCTTGACGAAACATTTTGACCTCTGTGTCACGGCCGTTCGGACCAcggagggcggcgcggccctCGCTCGTCGCAGGGCCGCCGAGGTGACGCAGTCgcaaggcggcgacggcgtgtCAATATCAGGCGTCATTGCCGACCAGGAGTCTCACATGCCCGATCTCGACCCCATTACATACCAAGACCGCGCAGACATGCTGGAAATCGTCGTCAGCGACGCTTCCGAAGTCGAAAGCGTCATCCAAGAGCTCAACGAGCGGCTACAGGCCATGGAAGACGAGTTTGCTGCAATGACGGAGCAGACGGGGCAGATCAAGGCGGCCTTCCTTGGCACGCTGGGAGCATTCGCTGCCCTGGAAGACATGGGCAGCCGCATGGCCAGCTACATCGCCAGCGAGGCGGAGTTCTTGCAGCGGTGGGAGGACGAGCGGTATACCATCTACAACAAGCTCGGCGAGATGGAAGACCTTAGGGACTTTTACGAGAAATACTCAAACGCCTACGACAACCTGATTCTCGAGGTTGAGCGGCGCCGCATGGTGGAAGATAAGATCGCCAGCATCTGGAAGAAAGCCAAGGACAGCGTCGACAAGCTGACGGAGAACGACAGGCGGGAGCGTGAAGGCTTCCGCCAAGATGTCGGCGAGTTTATACCGACGGACTTGTGGCCGGGTATGGACAGCGGGATGAAGAGGTGGGAGCTCGTCACGGTCGACGGCGGGAgctccgaggacgaggcgagcgGCGGCCAGAGAAGCACGCCGGCGTTAGACAGGAGCGTCGTGGATGCGGCCAGAGACAGACTGGACCGAAGCCAGCAGCGGTAA